The following nucleotide sequence is from Dehalogenimonas formicexedens.
GTAGCCGGACTACTTCCTGTTCTTCTTTTCCATCGCTAGAAGCTTCTGTTTGGTCTTGATCCCGCCTGAGAAACCGCCCAACCCACCGTCGGACGCCAAAACACGGTGGCAGGGAATCAGGATAGGGACCGGATTAGCCCCAAGCGCCTGCCCCACCGCCCTGGCGGCTCCAGGCCTGCCAATTTCCTCAGCCAGTTGACCATAGCTCCTGGTCTCGCCGTAGGGTATCCGGCAAGCCGCTTCATAAACCTGTTTTTGAAAGTCGGTGGTGCCGGTGAGATCGAGCCCTTCTTTGAAGACAACGGGCTGTCCCACGAAGTAATGCCTCAACCTGTCACCCAGGCCACTGCCGGGGGAAAGGTCCTGTTCTTCAATCCCAAGTTCTGTCAGTACGGAGTTCCGGTTCTTCGTGGGTAGGGTCAGGCGCCTCACACCCTGTTCCGATGCTTCAATGCCCACCCACCCTTGGGCAGTTTCAACCATTTCGTATTTCGATGCCGATCTATTCGGTGATCTTTTTAAAGCCATCATTCCATCCCTATACCAATTCGCGCCGACTAGCCTCAGGCAACATCGATCTCCATCAGCTTGAAGCCGCCGATCTCCTGGCGATACAGCAGGCTCACTTTGCCCTTGGCGTTGCGGAAGAGCAGAAAGTCATCCTTGGAATCGTTGATCCTATCGACTGCCTGGGCCAGGGTCATAGGTTCCGCGGTGACGCGTTCGATGTCAATCGCGACATCGCTTTCCCTCGACAGAAGCGGCGGAGTCGGTTTGGTCTCGGAATAGGTCGCCGATTCGAAGCGCTGGCTTTCACGGTCAAAGTCATTGCCCTTGTTTTTGAAGTCCAGCGCCTGGCGCTCCATGATTCCCGCCAGGTTATCGACAGCGGTTACCAGGGAAGCGGCGCGGCATTCGGAAGTACGTACCGGGCCAAGAATATCGAGAAAGCCGCGGGCGACAAAACGGTCCTTGGCAGCTTTAGTTTGTTCCTCGAAAAGGTCAACGCGCAGTTCCCTTGCCTGGGGCACGTGGCGTCCAATCTTGTTCAAGCTGCGTTCAACCTGTTTTCTGGTTGTATCGTCGAGGGTCAGATCTTTGGTGGTGATGTACAGTTCCATGGTGCGCCTCCTTGAATCCTTCCTATATTTCCCTGGCCAGGGTCAACGCCCTTATCTCTTTGGCGCCGGCTTCCGCCAGCGTCTCCGCGCAGGAGGAGAGAGTAGCGCCGGAGGTAGCCACGTCATCGATCAGGATAACCCGGCGGCCTGTGAAATTATTATAACACCCGAAAGCGCCAACTACTGCAAGACGGCGGGCTTCGACAGAGGAACTGTCGGCCTGGGGAGGGGTCGGTTTTATCTTTCTTAGTGCCTCGAGGAACACGGGAAGACCGGTAAGCTTGTGGATCGAAAGCGCGAGCAGTTGCGCCTGATTATAACCGCGTTCGCGGAGACGGGACTTGTGGAGGGGCACCGGAACGAGCGCATCCCCAATAATTTCATTGTTTTTAAGGAAATCAGCCATCAGGGCACCGAGGGTGGGGGCGATATCACGGAGGTTGTTGTATTTAAGCTGGTGTACCGCTTTTTTGATGACGCCTTCGAATCGGAACACCGAATTCAACTGCTTCAACTCCTGCGAGAGCAGGTCGCAGTCAGGGTGATGGTCCAGGCTTTTGCCGCAACAGGGGCAATAGGGAGGTTCCTGGTACGGAAGGCCGGCACGGCATCTCTGGCACAGATAATCGCCCTCCCGGCCGCAACCCAGGCAGTACTTTGGAAAAAACACGTCCAGCAGCTTTTCACTGCTGCCGAGGAGCCGTCCGAACATGCGGAATTAGGGCTAAAAGTTTACCGGATTGCGCTGCCGGCCATTAATGCCGTTGCCGATTGGCTCGTTGATATATACATCGCCGTTGCGGATCTTCAGGTTGTAACCGCAATCGGGATTGGTGCAAACCCATGCCTTGTAATGGATCGGCGCGCCCTGGTTGCCGAAATCGGAGAGGGGTACCAGATCACCGGTGCCGCACTTCTGGCATTTAGGAAAACTTGATACTTCCACAGAAACTACCTCCCAGCCAAATTGCTTTGATTGGGAAAGAAGTATATATCATGTCATATGGCTTATCAAGGTTTTTTATCAAATATTTGTTAAGTTTGCCATCATAAAAAGGGGAGCCCCCGGTTCTTCCGAGGGCTCCCTCAATCATTCCTATTGATTGGGCCTACGCAAAATTTTTCAGGCTATTGATGATGATGTCAGCGCTTTCGTTAAAATCGATCATCGGCCGTACCGACCACTGGGTTAAAGGGGATAATGGAAACGTCAGCAGTAGTTTCATCAATTCCTCGTGGTTTGGGACGTTCATTATGAAGACGCCGCCGCCGTCGGTGAAGCTGTAAACGGCTTCAAGCTGCCCCGCCTGTTTGTGACGGCTGACCCAGTCCTTTGCCGCTCGGAGATAGTTGGCCTGATCCTTGTGACCGGCTCCTGGGATAACCTGATGACCGGTGACCAAATACTTCATATCACAATTCCGGATTACGCGTGGCGGCGAATTTTTGAACGTTTTTACTTTACCACCTGGGAGCCAGGCGGCACAAGAACCGCTTCAGGAAATTATGGTTACCGTCACATGCAGACGATAATCAGACTGCCCGATGGTTTGATTCAGCCTGGGATACGGGGTGACGTCAAATTTTATGAGATAACGATTATAAATTTGGCTCGCACCCTCATCCGAACCTCGCTGGGTCAGGGTGATCTGTTCCTTCTTCCCGTCCAGATCAAGCGTCACCAGGCATTGGACCTGCCCTTCCCAGACACATGAGGCTCCCTCCGGGCACCGGCTGTCGTTCAGAACCTTTTCGAACTTAAGAGTCATCTTTTCCGAATTCAATTCAACGGCCTGTCCCGGCTTAAGGTCTACACTTTGACCCAAGCTGGCGTTCAGCGGTTTCTCACCGCATCCGGTTAGCCCGATCGCAAGTATGAGAACCCCAACCACGGCTACCATAATGTTCTTCATAATCCCCTCCAAGGTACTGATGTTGATTCTGACATTGAAAATAACGAAATTCTTTCGTTTTGGTTAGGTCCCTATCTCAGCTTCAATAGTTGTGCGTTGATGGCCACAATGACCGTCGAGAGCGACATCAAAACTGCCCCCGCCGCCGGGGACAAAAGCAAACCGAACGACGTGAATACCCCTGCCGCGGCAGGTATGGCGATAGCGTTATAGCCCGTCGCCCAGGCCAGATTCTGAACCATTTTCCCATACGTCGCCCTGGACAATTCGAAGATGCGAACCACGTCCGATGGGCTGGAGCGCACCAGGACGATGTCACCGGTCTCGATCGCGATCTCCGTGCCGGCGCCGACGGCAATGCCGATATCAGCCTGGGCCAGGGCCGGAGCGTCATTGACACCGTCCCCGGTCATGGCAACCGTCAGGCCGCCAGCCTGGAGTTCCCTGATCTTTGCTGCTTTCTGATCCGGGAGTACTCCGGCAAAATATTCGTCCACACCGGTTTCCGACGCCACCCACCGCGCGACCTCTTCCCTGTCACCGGTCATCATCAGCACCCTTTTGCCCAGGGCTTTCAAGGCAGCCACCGCCGATTTGGATTCCGGCCGAACGACATCAGCCAGTACGATAGCCCCCACCGCGATCCCGTCAATAACCGCAAAAACCACCGTTTTGCCCTGGTTAAGCGCCGTTTCTACCTTTTCCCTGTCGAAATAACCGATCTTGGCTTCATCCAGGTAGGCCGGGCTGACCACCATCACCTCGCGGCCTTCCACCCTGGCCCGCGCCCCTCGACCGGGCAACGATTTGAAATCCTCGGCGGGAAATGTTGCCGGAGCCCCCGCGGCAACGCTGTTGGCGATGGGGTGCGACGAGTGCTTTTCGACCGAAACGGCGTATTTTAAGATTTCTTCACGGGAAAACCGGTCATCCAGGACGAGCACGTCGGAAATGCCGAATTTCCCTTCAGTCAGGGTCCCGGTTTTATCGAAAACGACGGCGTTGACAGAACGGGCCCTCTCGAAGGCATTCCTGTCGCGGATCAGCAAACCGGACCTGGCCGACAGACTGGTTGACACGGCGATAACCAACGGCACTGCCAGGCCGAGGGCGTGAGGGCAGGCGATCACCATCACCGTGACCATACGTTCGACGGCAAAGTCTGATTGCCTGGAAGAGAATATGAGCCACCCCAAAAGAGTCAGAAAACCCGCTGAAATGGCAATAGCCGTCAGCCATCTCGCAGCGCGGTCCGCCACGTCCTGGGCGCGGCTCTTTGACTTCTGGGCTTCGGCGACGAGCCTGGCTACCCTTGACAAATAGGATTGCTCGCCCGTCCCGGTAACCTGGACAGTCAGTGAACCGTCACCGTTCAGGGAACCGCCGATGACTGTTGAGCCCGATGTTTTTTCTACCGGCAGTGATTCTCCTGTTAGCAGGGCTTCATTGACCGAACTTTGGCCGTGTGTCACATTGCCATCGGCTGGAATTTTTTCGCCCGGCTTGACGAGAACGCGATCATCCCTTACAAGCTGATCGACCGACACATCTGCGGTAATGCCATTTTCAGACAAACGGTGGGCAATCGCCGGCAACAGCTTTGCCATCTCCTCAACAGCCCTGGAAGCCCCGCCAACAGAACGCATTTCAATCCAATGCCCCAGGAGCATGATGTCCACCAGGGTGGCAAGTTCCCAGTAAAAGATCTCACCGTTGAGCCCAAAGGTGACCGCAGAAGAATAGAAAAAGGCAACTGAAATAGCCAGGGCTATCAGAGTCATCATGCCAGGGTTTCGCCCGGAGAGTTCCCGTTTGAATCCGGCCAGAAACGGCCATCCGCCATAGACATAGACGAAGGCGGCAAGAACCCACAGCAGGGCGTCGCCACCAGGGAGGGAGATTGTCAAACCGAGAATATCCTGGATAAACGGCGACAGAACCAGGATGGGTAATGTGATAGCCAGGCTAATCCAGAATCGCCGGGCAAAGTCGGCAGTAGCGTGCCCGGCGTGCCGGCCGTCGTTCATTTTCTGATGATCCATGCCGGCCATACCCGGCATCTCACCCTTGTTCGAAACCTCGGCTACGGAGGCATTAGGTATCGGGCGATGTGACTTGCCGGCATGGTTACCGGAGGAACGCATCTCCATGAACTCATTCTAAAGTACATTCACCGGAAGCCGGTAATCATGGAGAAGCTGTAAAAAAGGGCGGCTCGTTCGAGTCCGCCCTCCAGTACTGAGTGATTATTGTAGTCTAATGACAGGAACTGCAGGATGACGATGAGCAGCTGGAGCAGCCGCCTCCGCCACCGATGTTCTGCCCGCCGGAGCCCTTGGCCATGAACGTAGACGCGATGCGCTTGGCCTGCCCTTTGCAGACCGGGCATTCAGCCGGGTCGGTGGATTGGCTCATCGGCCGCAGCAGATCGAATTTTTTCCGGCAGTCCATACAACGGTATTCGTAGATCGGCATTGTTTTCAGTCTCCTATAGTTACTTATTTTAATCCCGCCAAGCCTAACACGTCAATTCCCCTGACATAAAATTGCCACGCTGAGCCTTAATCTGTTATATTTACGCGGATTTTTCCCCTGGCGTGACTGGATTTGAACTGGCCTCAGATTCTACTTAACTCGGCGGTAACCGGAAGCCTGTACCTCATCTCAGCCATTTCGCTGACGCTGGTGTACGGGCTGGCTAAGTTTCCTAACTTTGCCCACGCCGAGATCATGTCCCTGGGAGGCTTCATCGGTTTCTGGATCAGCGAACAGCTTGGCGCCCCGCTGCCCGTCGCTTTCCTGGTCGCCTTCATCGTCGCCGGCCTCGCCGGATTCTTGAGCTACCGGTTGATCTTCAAACCGTTGTCTGACAAGGGCGCCAGCCTGATCCACCTGATGGTCGCCTCTATGGCTCTCGGCTTCATTCTTCGTCATACCGAGGGGCAGATCTGGGGTTTCGCCCCTTTAACTTTCCAGAAGATTGTCTGGCCCAGCTGGGAGCTGGGTTCGGTCCATATAACCCTGGACTGGATCCTCCTGATCGTCACCGCGATTTGTATAGGCATTGCCCTCCATTTCATGATGACCCGGACGAAGATCGGCAAAGCGATCAGGGCGACAGCTTCCAATCCCAAGCTGGCATTGTCATCAGGGATCAACACGACCCGGGTCCTGGTCATTACCTGGTTCGTTTCCGCGGGTCTGGCCGGAATAGCCGGACTTTTCCGCGGCGTCGAGACCCGGGTCTCACCGTACCTGGGTTGGGACATCCTGTTGCCGACATTCGCCGTAGCCATGCTAGGCGGTATCGGCAGCTTTTATGGGGCGATGGTGGCGGCGGTCATCATCGGCCTGGCTGAGAACATAGGCGTGGTGCTGCTTGCCCAGGCGGGCTTGTCCACCGATTACAGGATGGCTATACCCTTCGTGATTTTGATCGCGGTCTTGATATTCCGGCCTCAGGGGCTGGCAAAGGCGTTCAGGGGTAATTAGATGGATCTGATACTAGTATATGTGCTGAACGCTTTGGTGTATGTGGGCATCTTTTCTATCGTTGCCCTGTCCCTTAATGCCGAATACGGCTACACCGGTTTGGCAAGCTTCGGCAAAGTCGCCTATTTCATGATCGGCGCCTACTCCTTCGCCATACTGGTGGAAGCCGGCGTCCCGTGGCCTCTGGCGATTGGCCTGGCCGCAGTAATCGCCGCTTTCTTCGGACTTCTCGTTTCTTTGCCCGCGATCAGGCTTCGTGAAGACTACCTCGCCATTGTCACCCTGACCTTCGGGGAAATACTGCGCATTTTCATCAAGGCTGAAGACTGGCTGGCCAACGGTGTCTGGGGCATCTCGGTGCCGCCGTCGTTTGCGACAGGTAACTTCTCCAAGCAACTAATCATCAATATCATCCTGGTGGGGGCTATCCTGGTCGTATGCTACTTCTTCATGCGACTGTTGGCCAACTCCCCCTTCGGTAGGATCATGCGGGCTCTCCGGGACGATGAGACCGCGGCCGACGCCATAGGCAAGAACCGGATCAAGTACAAAGCCCAGGTGTTCATGATCGGCTCAGCCATGGCTGGAGTCGGCGGCGCGCTGTTCGCCAATTTTATCGGCTACATCACTCCCGATTCTTTCCTGCCGATCATCACCTTCACCATCTGGATGATGGTCATCCTGGGAGGACCCGGCTCCAATATCGGAGTCATCGTAGGCGCCGCAGCGGTGCAGTTGTTCGAGCGCGGCACCATAATCCTGAAGGATTACATTCACCTTCCCGTCGATCCGACGAACGTCCAGAACATCTTGTTCGGACTTATCATCATCGTCATCCTGATGTATCGCCCCGGGGGACTTTTCAAGGAAAGCAAGGTCAATACACTCGGCACTAGGAGGGCCATGCGATGGCTGAATCCCTCCTCAAAGTAGAAAACCTGATCAAAAACTACGGCGGTTTGTGCGCCGTGGATGGCGTTAGCCTGGAGGTCGGGCGCGGACAATTCGTGGCCCTGGTAGGTCCCAACGGCTGCGGCAAAACGACCCTGCTTTCTTCGATCTACGGACTCCGGCCGTCCGATGGCGGGCACGTCACCTTTGCCGGACGGCATATCGAAAAATTATCACCTCACCAGATTTTCGACCTTGGCATGGGTAACGCTTTTCAATTCCCTCGTCTTTTCCCCAGCATGACAGTGCTGGACAACATGATCATCGCCGCGCGCAATCAGCCCGGCGACCACCTGTGGAATTCACTCTTCAGACGCGGCGCCTGGCATCGTGATGAAGAGCGGCTGGCTATCCGGGCGATGCAATTATTGGAACTCCTTAACCTCTCTCACCTTACTTTCGCCAAGGCAGGCGAGATGTCCGGCGGGCAGCAGAAACTATTGGAGATCGGCCGGACGCTGATGGCCGAACCGGAAATGATGCTGCTGGACGAGCCGGCGGCCGGGGTCAATCCGGTTTTGGGCATGCAGATCTTTGCCGAACTGGACAAGCTCAAGCGGGAAAAAGGCATGAGTTTCCTCATCATCGAGCACCGGCTTGAACTGATCATGGAATTCACCGATTGGGTTTATGTCATGGACCGCGGCAAGATCGCGCTCCAGGGCGAACCAGCCAAGGTGATCAATGACCCGATCTTCTTCGAGGTATATATCGGCGCCACCAAGGAGAGGTCCTAGATGTCCGATATCTTTACAGCGGCAAATATCGTCGCCGGATACGGTGATGTTCACATCGTTAACGGCGTTTCCTTGCGGCTCGAGGAAGCCGGGAGCGTGGCTATCGTAGGTCCCAACGGCAGCGGCAAATCAACCCTGCTTAAGAGCTTCCTGGGGTTCGCCCATTTATTCAGCGGTAAAATCACGTTCGGGGGAAAGGACATCACCGGTCTCACATCAGACAGAACCGTTTCACTCGGCCTGGGTTACGTTCCCCAAACAGATAACGTTTTCAGGAACCTGTCCATCCAGGAAAACCTGGAGATGGGGGCCTTCGTCCGAACCGATCGACAGCAGGTGAAAGCGGACATCGATAGGATGTACCAGATCTTCCCGGAGCTCGAGCGGCGCAAGAAGTTTTACGCCGGCAGCCTTTCGGGAGGGGAACGCCAGATGCTGGCTATCGCACGGGCGATGATGGCCAACCCCAGGGTGCTTCTCCTGGACGAACCCCTGGCCTCCCTGTCTCACAAGGCAGCCGAAGGCATCCTGGAAAAACTCAGGCTGATCAACAGCCACGGGACCGGCCTGATCGTCATCGAACAGGACACCCGCCGCGTCCTGGCTTTTGCCAAGCGAGCTTACGTTCTGGTCAGCGGGCAACTTGCACTCGAAGGTGAAGCGGCTACCATCCTCGAGAATGATGAAGCCCGAAAAAAATACCTGGGCCTTTCCGGCTAAACTTTAACGGGTATTAGTACTCTAGTTCCTGAATCGTTCTCCAGCGTATGGTTAACGTTGGCTGACAAGAGCTTGGCACTAGGACAAAGGTACAATAAAATTTGACACCGATTTCTTAAGCGTTGTAATATCAGCCAAATTTCTCATTTTGTGGAAAGGGGGACCCAGGTGTTTAAAAAGGCAGCAATCCTTCTTCTGACACTCGTAATGGCAGTCACCTTTGCCGCCTGCGGCAGCGGTAACGGCAACACTACCCCATCCGGCACTACCCAGCCACCCGATGTTAACCTCGGCGTGGTCATGGACATTTCCGGTGCCCTGTCCGGCATCGGCGGCAGCTTAGTTAAAAGCATCCAACTTGCCGTTGAACAGGCCAACAACGCCGGCGGCATCAATGGAGCCAAAATAAAGCTGTTCATCGAAGACGGTAAAACCGACCCGGCGGCGGGTTTCGAAGCCATCAAGAAATTGGGCACGATCAACAATTGTAAAGTGATTATTGGCCCCATGATTTCAGGTGCGGTCATGTCCTCCGGTCAGTGGGCCCTCGATAACAAGGTCCTGCTGATTTCCCCTTCAGCCACTTCACCCGATATCGCCCAGCAGGCATGGCGACAGTTCTTCATCCGCACTGCGACCACCGATGATATCCAGGGCAAGGCGATGGCCAAGATCATCACCGATGCCGGCACCAACAAGAAGGTCGCCTTCATGGTCCAGAACAACCAGTACGGTGTCGGTATCGCCAACGCCGTGACCGCGTCTCTCGCCGGCAAGGCGACAATCGTGTCCACCATCAAGTACGATCCCACAAAGCTTGACTACCTCTCTGAACTGCAGCAGATCAAGGCCGCAGCGCCGGACTTCATCGTCCATGCCGGATACGAAGATGATGCCATCATCGTCTTCAAGCAGGCCGCTCAGCTCGGACTCGGCAAACCAATCCAATGGATCACCTCCGAAGGCGTTAAAGCCGCCAAGACCCTTACCGACGCCCAGGCCGCCGCCTTCATGGCCCAATCAGTCGTCGGCACTAACCCGGTTTCCCAGGGTACCCTGTTCGACACCTTCAAGGCTGCCTACAAAGCTAAATATAATGAAGAACCGGGAACCTACAACGACACCGTTTACGATGCCACCAATTTGGCCATCGCCGCAATGAAGCAGGCGGGCACCAACGATTCAGCCAAGATCGCCGCCGCCGTTCTGACCATCGGCCAGAATTATGCGGGTGTCTCAGGCCCGATCACTTTCAACCAGTACGGCGACCGGACATCTGCAACCTTTGAAGAATGGGGTGTCGTTCAAAACGGGAGCACTTACACCTATACCCAGATCAAGCTGATCACATCCTAAACTAAAATCCAATACCTTTGAGAGGCGCCTTTTCAGGCGCCTCTCTTTTTTATGCCAGTCTCTAAACGGCTGTGTTATAATCTCTCTCTAACGGAGGCGGATAGGCTCTGGTGGGCCTCGCGGTCTTCAAAACCGTAGGCGGCGGCGCAAACCGTCGCGGGGGGTTCGATTCCCTTCCCCTCCGCCAATTAACAAATCCGAAATCCGAATATCGAAATCCGAAACAAATACGAATTCGATTTCAAAAATGGAAAAGAAATACGATCTTGAGCAGAGAACTGAAGCCTTTGCAGCTGCAGTGATCGAAGCTTCTCGGCGGTTACCTAAAGATCCAGCGATTAATGAATTAGTTCGACAGGTTGTCAGGGCTGCTGGTTCAATTGGAGCGAACTACATTGAAGCCAACGAATCTTTAAGTAAAAAGGATTTAGCTGTCAGAATCAAGATATGCCGTAAGGAAGCTAAGGAATGCCGCTATTGGTTGAGTCTTATCAAACCAACCGGTGAAAATCTTGAAACTCAATTTTCGGCTCTCATACAAGAATCCACTGAACTAATGAATATTTTTGGAGCTATCTTACGCAAAGTTTCTGACTCTGATGTTTAATAAAATGTATTTTGAGTTTTTTCGGATTTCGGATTTCGTGCTTCGAATTTTGTCGATCGAAAGGGGGTGAGCCGTATGAGTAACAAACGCCTGACTGAATACTCAGCGTACTCCGGCTGAGCGGCCAAGATAGGTCCGGGTGACCTAGCCAAAGCCCTGTGCGGCTTGCCCATCAAGTCCTATCCCGAAGTATTAGTGGGACTCGAAATGCCTGACGATGCAGGCGTGTACCAACTCACGCCCGAGATCGCCTTAGTGCAAACGATCGACGTCATTACCCCGGTCGTCGACGACCCTTTTGCTTTCGGCCAGGTTGCCACCGCTAACGCTCTCTCCGATGTCTACGCCATGGGAGGGAAACCGGTAACGGCGATGAGCTTTGTCGGCTTTCCGAGCGGCAAAATGGAGATCGAAAGTCTTCGGCTTATCATGGAAGGAGCACTTTCCAAGCTCGACGAAGCGGGCTGCGCGCTGGTGGGGGGGCATTCGGTAAAAGACGATGAAATCAAGTTCGGCCTGTCAGTCACCGGCATCATCCACCCTAAAAAGGTTCTCACCAAGGGCGGAGGGCAACCGGGAGATAAATTGATTCTGACCAAGCCGCTCGGTACCGGAATCCTGAATACCGCGCTAAAAGGGGGCCAGCTTAACGAAGCCGGGATTGGAGCGGTCATCTCGCAAATGATCGCACTGAATAAAACCCCGGCGGAGATTGTTGATGACCTTGGGGCCCACGCAGCCACTGACATCACGGGTTTTGGGCTGATCGGCCATGCGGCAGAAATGATGACCCGAAACGAGGTCGGTTTCAAATTGTATTGGAACCAGATACCCCTTATGGAAGGCGCTGAGCGTTGGGCCAAGGCCGGACTTATTCCGGGCGGCGCCTATTCCAACCGTGAATACCGGGAAGATCTGCTCGACCCAGAATTTGAACTTGACGAATGGATGCTGGATGTCCTGTTCGACCCTCAAACCTCCGGCGGGCTACTGATCGCCGCCCAGGAACCGGTGGTCGAAGACATGGTAAGCCGGATTCGTGCCGCCGGGTTCCCATCGGCCGCCATAATCGGCGAGGTCATAGCTGACCCGAAAGGCAGAATAATCATCACAGAATAGAGGCAAAAAAATGCCTAACGACAACCAGAACGAACTACGTAAATTGCCCTCGGTCGAAAAAGTCCTGTCCGGGCCCGATTTGGCGCCGGCCATCGACCGTTACTCCCATCCTGTAGTCACGGCC
It contains:
- the selD gene encoding selenide, water dikinase SelD, translating into MGPGDLAKALCGLPIKSYPEVLVGLEMPDDAGVYQLTPEIALVQTIDVITPVVDDPFAFGQVATANALSDVYAMGGKPVTAMSFVGFPSGKMEIESLRLIMEGALSKLDEAGCALVGGHSVKDDEIKFGLSVTGIIHPKKVLTKGGGQPGDKLILTKPLGTGILNTALKGGQLNEAGIGAVISQMIALNKTPAEIVDDLGAHAATDITGFGLIGHAAEMMTRNEVGFKLYWNQIPLMEGAERWAKAGLIPGGAYSNREYREDLLDPEFELDEWMLDVLFDPQTSGGLLIAAQEPVVEDMVSRIRAAGFPSAAIIGEVIADPKGRIIITE